GTGTATCTGTGTATGTATTACGGGAATTCGTATTTAAGCTCGATCGCAATCTACCAATCTCACCTTTCGCAAAGGCCAGCCAGCCCCAGGCCGAGACATCAGGATAAATAATATGTTTTTCACTATGACTTCTTATTCGTACCCTTAACGAAATTAGCCAAGAACCTTCTTGAGCGCTCATGTCCGTCGTTTCTTTACATTCCGGGCATTTCTTGGCGCTTTTGCTCGCTAAAAGTAGAAAagattacggcagcttcgcattGGTGCCCTGAAGCAAGAGCTCCTGTCGTTGTTTCTCTTTACATATTTCTATCTTTAATCCttatctttgtttcttttatctagttcttgtatttgggtctttgtacttctttctttctctctcaatctatttctctttgtcgctctttctatctttattttacttctttcctttgtttctctttctatcttgctctctgttttctctATATgtctttcgtgtctgtttctttctatctgtttatctgtctttctatctttttatgtctttgttccctttatttctgtctttttttctcttcctctttctttctatcgctttctttctctctctgtctatgtttttctgactttttatctctttatgcctttattccctttatttctctctatttttcgctttctctttctttgttaaaAAAACAGGTCACTTTCCGatgtcaaaacaaaacaaattgacgtttcgggatccgtacggattccgaaacgtcaatttgtttctttttttttgagattggtcagtgacctgttttagatgcgaagcatcttatagcggagctcaatccggtggtggtgtgcggcgtgaccacccttactgcgcatgcgcaagccctccccactcctctctccctttcccacatttccccctccccctatcctctccccttctccacttccactctcccctctccactccccctctgaaacgcgggctctacatgccgaaatgctgcttcgcatcgcctcatggtcccctttagcgggagtgtctgattttttttaacaatgCGTTTACCCGACCAGACAACATTCCGTCgaacgctttctttctctctctttctttctgtttatgtTTTTCTGACTTTTTATCTTTGTAtcgctcgccgccgtcgcttcgcagccatttcttgggctaactgtcgccttgttcatttttagtggacaatTGGTGTtttgtgggatttgcccaatttatgtggcacatactcgctgaTAATAATAGTTTTCTGGTGACCATGGACATTTTACGGCCGGCTATaacagcttcgatgttaaaaAAGGATGATTCACCTTTTTTAGGACAACAGCTAAGCGATGAATACGAGTCACACACTTTAGCCATATTACCTATGTAAGTGGCATTGTCGATCCCAGAATCGGTTATGTTGCCCAATGGAGCACCGCTTGTGCTGTTGTACGAAGTCCGGTTGCGATAGCGATCGTAAGGGGAGCCATAATAGCGTCGTCCGCCGTAGTAGTAACTGGAGCCGTAGTAACCGGAGCCGTAGTAACCGCCGTAGAATTTGGGCTTCCATCTCTTCCTGCGGTGACGCAACGTCTTGTAAAGCAGCGCAGCGCCGATCACCTTGGCAATATCCTTCTGTTTAATGCCTTTCTTCTTGAGGCTCCTTTCGACACCGTACGCAGTTGCTACTGGCATGCCACCATAGAAGGGATGCGCAGGCGCGAACACGTGACCCGGACGTTTCTTACCGCCGCCCAGGACACTACTCCCGCCCAACAGTTGTCCTAGAAGACCCGTGGGCTTTTTGGGTGCGAGAGGGGTGTACACGCCTGAAGGGTAACCGCCCGGGTAAGCGCCCGGATAACTACCACCTGGGTAGCCTCCTCCGCTAGGGTAGCGACCTCCGGGGTACTGACCACCTGGGTAATGACCTCCGGGGTACTGGCCTCCAGGATAACTCTGACCTCCACCTGGATATTGTCCGGAAGGATAGCCCGGTCTTCCCTGACCAGGATACTGGCCACCTGGTGGATATGGGTAACTCGGCTGTCCTGGTGCAGGATATCGTCCGCCGGGATACCCGGGCTGAGGTTGGCCTTGCCCCGGATAGTGACCGCCAGGGTAGCCCGGTTGGCCGTGACCGGCGCCAGGATATTGACCTGATGGGTAACCGGGCTGGCTCTGTCCTGGATACTGGCTCGGAGGGCGGCCTGGTTGGCCTTGGCCCGGATACTGACCGCCCGGATAACCGGGATAGCTTCCGCTTGGATAACCGGGGGCCGAGGGTCTTCCTCCCGGGTATCCGGGCTCCGCGGGAGGAGCGCTAGGCGGCATCGGCTTGAAACCTGGAGGGTGTTGACCACCACCCGGCTGCTGTACTGGGTTGACCTGACCGGGAACTATTTTTCCAGGCTCCATCGGCGGAGCGCTGGGAGACTGCGGCCGGTTACCTGGTACGTTGGGATAGGAACCTCCGTGTACCGGGTAAGACGGGGCACTTGGAGGCACTGGCCTGGGTTGCGTAGGGTAAGGTGCGGGTCTCTGAGTGGGATACGGGGCGGGCCTAGGAGTAGGCTTAGGAATAGGCCTCGGTGTAGGCCTCTGTGTAGCGGGCTTTCTGGTGACGTATATGGGTCCGGGTGGCTTCGGTTTTGACGGCCTGCCTCCTCCCGGTCTCTTGAACAGTGACAAAAACGAACTGGAAGAAGAGCCGGAAGATGAAGACGAACCGGAGGAACCTCTGGAAGAGCTTGAAGAGCTTCCGGAACTTCTAGATGAGCCTCCGGATGACCTGGATGAGGAACCTTCAGACAAAAACAGTAACAGATACATGCTTGAATCTCGGCAAACATTGCACTGTACGTTGCAAGAAGCATCGCAGAAAggaagccgagaaagaagctgGTCCGGAAACGAGCGATGTCGCAGGAGGTAAGGTGAAGAAAACGTTGCAGTCGTTGATGAAGGTGGCGCTTGGTATTTGAAAGCGGCGCCAAGGTATACAAAAATTCGTTGAAGGAAAGCCGAAAGGTTTCTCGGCAGAGAAGCTGAGAAAGGCAATGGCGCACTGTTTCGACAGCTGATATATATAAGCGCAGAAAACGGCGTAGAAGCACGCACGCTGAGAAATTTCTCGTAATAATGAAGCATTCGCTTTGTCAATGGAGGCTCCATAGAATGTAGGCACCAAAAGCGTCTCACACCGGTGACAAAAGCAGAAGAAACGGCACTTATATTTTGACATGCCATGGCGCGAAATTCTTGACGATGACAAAAGCGAGAGTTCCAGGAGTCTGGGAAACTTGAGGACATGTGACAGGTCGTCAGAAAAAGCGAAGCCCAGGAAGGAAATGAGCTTTTGTTTCACACACTGTGATCACTCGTTTGCTGGTCGCGTCTCGACGCTACCAAACCAGTGTAATAGCTTTTTGAGCACATAATAGCAAGCGACGAAGGGATGAAAGCGTTGCGCGAGGATCTGCGACGTTGTCGTCCAAACTCGTAAGAGAACGTGACTTTGTTTTGCAAGCAGATTCGCAGCGTGCAGAATGGGCAACGTGAGCTGCTCATATTCTTTCTTTTATTCACAATTGCCCCCTTTTCTGAAATCCTAATCCCATTCTCCagccctatacagagtagcatgccggTGGTCGTATACGGGCCGGCAAAAATCACTCTTTTTCTAGTAaagaatctctctctctctctcggcattCACGCAATGCACGGTAAAAACGTGTTGCTTTCGATGAATCACCGCCACACTATTATGTTGATTTTGTTTTAGGTGTAACGTTTGGTTATTCAATAAAACTCGGTAATGGTCTCACAAACATATAGCAAAGTCGAGCTGGTCAGGGGAAAATCAGCCGAAATAAAGCAGCTACTTTTGCTCTCAGTTTGTGTTGAAGCAGTCTGTCTTTTCTACAAAGCCGGAATTATGAAATCCTATGTGCATTAAGAATTGGCGTTTGCTTTTTGTTGAAGGCGGCAGCGTTGTTCGGCAGTCACCATGCTATGTGGTTAAAATGTTTCCATTAACATTAAACCACTGCACACTCATTTTAACCAGAGCTGCATGAATAAATAGAATGTGTAAATATAATTCTCTACATTCATATTATACTCGTAGTTTATGCACTGACGGAACGACGTCGCTGAAACTGAATGCCACGGCATTAAAGCAAAATTTACAAtagttttcaacagctacgatgTGTTCTCTCGCAAAAATTCATTAGCCACAGCTGCGCACACCAAGGTTAATATTAAACTTCAAAGTATTTGTTAAAATACAAAACGTACGCATTTGCTGCAGTAAAAAGGTAGTCAATATCGTATGATGTAGGTTTCCACTTTGCATATAAAAAATTCTTCGAGGTGTGAGAACACTGCTCGGGTACGCAACTGAATAATACGAGTAATTTGGCAGTCTGTCTCGGTGCGGTTTGGAGGAGTCTCCTAGAAGCATCGTGCCCAAATTATTCGAGTGATTGAATCGTGATTTGTCATATCTCCATCTAGCAGTCACTGCGAATAGTCAGACTGTCGTGATACTGACCCATGGTGCCTGCGTGGCCGTGACTCGCACCAGGTTCCTGTCTTGCAGGAAAGACGATTTGCCCACGTCCAGGATACTGATCCATAGAGCGGCCTGGCTGGCTACTTCCTTGATACTGACCGCTAACGTAACTCGTATGTCTACCGTGAGGGTGACTTGGCTCTACAGGAGGAGCACTAGGGAGCACTGGTTTAAACTGAGGCAGGTGCTGAACTGCGCCCGGCTGCCCCCCAGGGTGAATGTTTCGCGGAGGTACCTTTCCCGGTGGCAATGGTGGTGCGCTTGGCACCTGTGGTTGGCGGACCGGCGCTTGAGGGTAAGAGACCCCGCGTCCCGGATAAGATGGCAGTCCCGGATAAGAGCCCGGAGTAGCCGGTCTGCTTGCCTGTCCAGGATAAGGAGCTCTTGGAGGCACGAATCTCATAGGTGGCATTGTGGGATAGGGGGCAGGCCTCGGAGTTGAGGCCGGAGCCGGCCTTCTTGTGTACGTACGTCCAGGCGCTACGGGATTCGTGGCTGGCCTGCTGGCTACTGGGAGATTTCCAGGTTGTCCCGTGCCTGGCGTTGGATAACGTCCGCCAGGGTACCCTAGCTGACCGTGCCCTGCACCTGGATACTGGGCCGGTGGGTAGCCACGTTGGCCTTGTCCGGGATACTGGTTCGAGGGGTGGCCGCGTTGTACGGGTCCTGGGTGCTGACCACCAGGGTAACCTGGAAGGCTCGGATACATGCGGCCTGGCACAGAAGGTCTTCCAACAGGATTGTTTGGCTCCGCGGGAGGGGCGCTTGGAAGCACTGGTCTGAAGCCAGGAGAGGCGGAACACCCCCAGGCAACTGCGATGAACTGAATCGTCCGGGAACTACCATTCCAGGTGCCATTGGTGGCGCACTAGGCGTCTGTGGACGGTATCCGGGTGCTTGAGGATGAGCCACACCGCGTCCCGGGTAAGCGGATGCGCTAGGGGCCACGGGTCTGCTTCCATGTCCGGCATAAGGTGCACTCGGTGGCTACTATTCTCGGAGGTGGCATTGTGGGATATGGAGCTGGTCTTCTAGTGTTGTACACAGATGCAGAGGGCTTGGGGTGAGACGGTTGCTTGCTGCTTCCTGGTTTATTGAGTAGTGATGAAAACCAGCCTGACGACGATCTAGATGAACTTTTGGAGGAACTTGATGAGCTCCCAGAAGATCTAGAAGAGCTTCCCGAAGACGATGAGTAGCTGGAACCTTGAGGTGAGGTTGGAGAAGAAAGAAACGGTCGAATCTTGACATCTGTTGTGTCTTTACCGCGCCTGAAGCACTGTCGAAGCACAGCAGCGGTGGAAGCGCTTATAGGAGTGGTTCCTTGCTACAGCAGGCGACGTCGGGAAAGAGACGACCACACTGGGTGAAAGTGGGCTCCCACGCTAGGCGTAAGCATTATGAGCTTTGCATTGGGAATGCAGCAGAGTCGCTTTCAGTAGTAAATACAACAGGGTGGTTTTTGTGTGGTTAATACTTGTCTGGAGGAAACATTCGGCGCGGGCTTAGCCCtcaattcgaaacgaatatgtaAAAACGTTTAAATACCCCTCGTCTTTAATCCTTAATGAAACGAGCCAAATCACTGATGCCAGATGTCATTCTACTGTAATCATTTCCTGTGAGCTTACGAAAGGAAAAAAGGGCAGGCTTACGCCTACGACGTTGAATGTTACGTTGAAGCGCAGATACTGATAAAGATCTGGAGGCTTTTAAACGAGAATGCTTCACTGGGAGCTTGGAAGGATTTTCGAGAAATGCACCATTAGTATGAATATTTCAGCCGAACAGTAATGATTGGGTATGAGGAGTGCGTATGGATGCGGCTTATCCAGAGTACGAGGCAGTCTTAAGCAAGCGAGGCTTCTACCAAGCCGATATGTTTAAAAAAATGGTAGcaagccaggaaaaaaaaagaccgaaATTAATAAAGCGATCAAGCTCCTATTAAACTTGGTTTCGATCGTTCAAATGTTTGCATTTTCGAATCTGATGCGGTGATTTCATACCATGTGCACGATGTGAAGGCAGATGAGCCGAGAACGTACCGATAGATGTAGCGGGCCCAGTTCGCACCCAATTTCAGATAGATTCTGGGCCATGTAGGGAAGACTGCTGTGTTCCTcacaatgaacaaaaaaaaaaactgctttcgCCGTAGAACAGACTTGGCACTCTGTGAGCTAAATAAAGAAACATTGCCTGCAAACAGCAAGCGTTCGTATATATAGAAATTACAGCTGTAAAGACAACAAGCTGCTTTTTGCATAGCAACGTTGCACAGCAGCAGAAACTGGCTGGGCAGTCTGCAGTTGCCACTGAAGCAATGATGCGCGCGCACAAGAAGAAACATCGCAGCGCGTAAGCGAGAGAACATTGCATGAGCAAACAAAGCTACATAAACATGAATTTCTCGTTTGGACCATGAAACGTGCTTCATCACTTCAAGCTTTcactaaattaaagaaaaaaaaagagaacacgtTTGATGTGACACCCGACCGAATAGAAAGCGGTACCGCAACGCCTTTACTGCGCTTGCGCACGGCCTACACAGTCACTGACGAGACGTCGCTGTGCACCTGCGTACCTTACACGCCAAATCATACCTAGACTGAAGTACCAAAATCCACATTCGCTCTGGTTCAAGACGATGATCTATTGAGGAGCATAACTATTTTTGAGGAGCCGGGTGATGCTACAGGTAGTGTAAATACGTAATCTTATTCGAATGTGCGCTTCGTTTAGTGCTCATGCGCACAATTGTGAGCTAGCCACTCATTCTGCTATGCTTTTGTTTTTAGCATTTTAGCTGTTAGATTGTTCGACTGTTTCCGAGTGTCTGATCTCTGAGGCGTGAAAGAATGCCTTCGCCACACTGCCGCCGTGCTTTAAACTTCGTGGCGCCCGCGTATCAAGATTTCGTGCCAAGGAAACATCGAGTCTCGCCTCGATGTACTCGAAGAAAGTTTCCACGCGATCGCGCAGTGCACGCGAGCGCGCTCAGCTTTCTTCCGGAAGGTCTCTACTGTCATGCAAGGAAATCGTTTCACTAACAAAGAGCCTGCCTCGGCGCATTACTATAGACGCATAACAGCTAAACCAGCTCAAATCAGATCAATATGCATCGCGTAATAAATTAGATGATCCGCTGTTTCAGAAGGTAGTGAGTATTATACATACTTTTTAAGTTACGAAGTTACATACTAGAATTGTGAGGGAACGACTCATTCCGCATCATGCTATATTAAGCGCTCTGACACTGAAAACTCTGCTCTAGACAACCCTAGAAAACGACAACAGCGAAAGGTTGATGTCTTGTATACACAAGCGACCCCATTAGCCTGCATTAATACTTGTCATTGAAGACTTCGCCTGACATGTCAGCGTGCAAGGCAGCAACGCTTACAGCCAAATTGAAGAATTTTCAACGTTCGGACATACTGACTTGTGTTATCGGGCGCATTTTGACCTATAACCCAATTTGACTCATAACAGAAGATAGGAGCTTGTAACGTCAATGGAATGAGTGCGTGCTCTTCCCTTTTAGGATTCTAGGCTTGTTGGGAAGCGTTATGATGCCCTAGGTTATGTGGGACTGCTTGTGAAGTGACGCTGTCGTTTGTCGCTCACCTCCTCTGCTCCTGGAGCCTCCGCTTCGGGCTCCTCGTGGAAAGCGGTAGACGACCTCGTGGTCAGACTCGGCGAAGATGTCCGCGTCCCGGTTGGCGCTGACCACGGCGAGCACGGCAAGGGCGGCCAGTGCCGCCAGCAGCACGGCTCGGCACATCGCGTCGCCTCGGATTCTGTGCACACGAGAATGAGAGATATACATAAGCACGTTTTAAAGCACTGCTTCAAAACACTGCTTCAATTCTTACACAACTTAGGCCTcacagagatgaaaaatccttaaacacggggtgtcgctgaagcCTACGTTTCGGCGAGTGGTCTTGTCGACAAGTGATCTGATCTTTCTGAAGACGAGACCGTTTGTCGAGACATTTGTTCCAGCATTACGCCTTAAGCGCAAGTCTTCatcgcaataaataaaaaatagcgGTTTCAAATAAAGGTGACAGTTGCCGTTACGTTATTTTCTTTCAGCTTATTCCAAGCTCTTACCCTATGCATTGTTTCAGCATTCATGTTAAGTGCTTATTTATTACATTACACGTTGCCCAATCAACGTCGCATTTTTCGACTGTCGATCTGTGCCAGGACAAGGACACCCTTCCTGAAAATTATCCTGTTTacctttttctttattcttcttttGTACGAATATGAAAATCCAAGGTCAACGTGGGAGTCGACAGATGGAAACACAAAGTGCAGATTGGTAGAATGAAGAGGAGaaggtgcctcagacaggctggtcGACGGttcgatataataataatatctggggttttacgtcccaaaaccacgatatgattatgagagacgccgtagtggagggctccggaaatttcgaccatctggtgttttttaatgtgcacctaaatctaagtacacgggcctctaccatttcgcctccatcgaaatgcgaccgctgcggccgggatcgaacccgcgaccttcgggtcagcagccgagcaccgtaaccgctatactaCCGCGGCGGACCGACGGTTCGATAGGGGGCTTATGACAAAggtaggtccacctatcgaaacgtcggccatcTGGAGTGAGGCCTCTTATCCTGTTCATTAAATCTATCCATTTGCATGTATATGAGTGTTCGGACTGGTGTCTGCTGCCAGAAACGATCAGTGAAATAATTAACTACGTTCTCGCGTGCAGGAATAATGGCGTACACACGGTTACATAGCACATTTCATTGCATGAAGAGTAGGTATGGGCTCGTTCCCATTCTTCATTATTATTATCTTAGAGGAATTACTAAAATGTCCAAGCGGCAAACTCACAGTGCAATGTAGTTTTGGCACTGTGCTATTCTTGTTTTTGAGTTTGGCATCACTGTTTTTGTAGTTGTCACTGCTGTTTTTGAGTTCAATCGATTTAGGGAAAGACTCGTAAAATGAACAAGTTGAAGCATCGTTTAGAATATTCATGCTTCAGTTCTGCCGGTGCAGGTAGATCTCGCATCAACCACAGACGAGAAAGCAAAGCGCTCTGCTAAATGGTATTCCGGAAATTTTGCTGAATGTAAGGCATCAGCGATGTAACTGCGCCTAGagaacgccgacgacaagaagCCAGGGACAAGCGCAGCTACAGCGATTCATAATGGATGTAGCTGTGCTTGTCCCCTGTCTACTTGTCATCCGCGTTCtctaccgcgcagttacatcgattatgaatcaccaactgacccaatcgtccactttgtaAGGCGTCAGCTCATCACCGTCCTCACATTACCGACCCTCCAGCAATTAAATCAGCGTTGCTTATGTGCACACCCTGTGTTGTCTAATTTAAGCGAGTATACTCGCTCCTCTATACCAACGAGAGGGATGTTGACACCGTGTCTACAAGTTCGCTAAGCAGAGTGCGGACTCCTGACAGTTCGTTGCGTCGAAAATGTTGCAGCGTGCCCACATGAAGCTTTCTCTGGCACAGTGACAGAACTGCACTCGCGCACGAGTGCAGTGACAGGACACTGGAGTGTCAGTGCACTCGGCGCATTTAGAAAACTGCACTCGTGCACGAGCGAATTTCTCGAAATGAGCCAGCCGAAGTGTCCGTTTGTAGCTGTCCTTCGCGTCCTCGCACGTATACGCAGTGCCGACACTTCCATACCCTTACCAACCGAGATAAAGATTGTTTACCTAAATGTCAATATAGGTTAACAAATCTGTCTTTAATCTGTATCCCCGAATAATATAGACGAAATAAACTGTCCATAAGTGTGACGTAAATATACGTCATCTAAAGCAGACGGAAGTCCAGGGGCAGATCGAGGACTGAAGAGATAAGAAACCGTCGAGCACGGAATGTTACTGAGCCTACGTTCTGGCACGGAAAGTGGCCTTCGTCAGGACCCTGACGAAGACTTAACTTGACGTAGAAGACTTCACGATGAAG
The nucleotide sequence above comes from Rhipicephalus sanguineus isolate Rsan-2018 chromosome 8, BIME_Rsan_1.4, whole genome shotgun sequence. Encoded proteins:
- the LOC119402389 gene encoding translation initiation factor IF-2 isoform X2 encodes the protein MCRAVLLAALAALAVLAVVSANRDADIFAESDHEVVYRFPRGARSGGSRSRGGSSSRSSGGSSRSSGSSSSSSRGSSGSSSSSGSSSSSFLSLFKRPGGGRPSKPKPPGPIYVTRKPATQRPTPRPIPKPTPRPAPYPTQRPAPYPTQPRPVPPSAPSYPVHGGSYPNVPGNRPQSPSAPPMEPGKIVPGQVNPVQQPGGGQHPPGFKPMPPSAPPAEPGYPGGRPSAPGYPSGSYPGYPGGQYPGQGQPGRPPSQYPGQSQPGYPSGQYPGAGHGQPGYPGGHYPGQGQPQPGYPGGRYPAPGQPSYPYPPGGQYPGQGRPGYPSGQYPGGGQSYPGGQYPGGHYPGGQYPGGRYPSGGGYPGGSYPGAYPGGYPSGVYTPLAPKKPTGLLGQLLGGSSVLGGGKKRPGHVFAPAHPFYGGMPVATAYGVERSLKKKGIKQKDIAKVIGAALLYKTLRHRRKRWKPKFYGGYYGSGYYGSSYYYGGRRYYGSPYDRYRNRTSYNSTSGAPLGNITDSGIDNATYIEECRYKKEPWEECDRATNTQKRKLILKRGSGKCEPTKELTRNCKKACRYEKGAWNACNVTANTRTRVDKLKPRSDPTCEPNRTVTKKCKSGLGCRYNRSVKWSECDPTTQTRTKTMPLVSGNSASCESHKVVTKPCRTNGDQRQAKRKPKQDEEEEEEDE
- the LOC119402389 gene encoding basic proline-rich protein isoform X1, encoding MYPSLPGYPGGQHPGPVQRGHPSNQYPGQGQRGYPPAQYPGAGHGQLGYPGGRYPTPGTGQPGNLPVASRPATNPVAPGRTYTRRPAPASTPRPAPYPTMPPMRFVPPRAPYPGQASRPATPGSYPGLPSYPGRGVSYPQAPVRQPQVPSAPPLPPGKVPPRNIHPGGQPGAVQHLPQFKPVLPSAPPVEPSHPHGRHTSYVSGQYQGSSQPGRSMDQYPGRGQIVFPARQEPGASHGHAGTMGSSSRSSGGSSRSSGSSSSSSRGSSGSSSSSGSSSSSFLSLFKRPGGGRPSKPKPPGPIYVTRKPATQRPTPRPIPKPTPRPAPYPTQRPAPYPTQPRPVPPSAPSYPVHGGSYPNVPGNRPQSPSAPPMEPGKIVPGQVNPVQQPGGGQHPPGFKPMPPSAPPAEPGYPGGRPSAPGYPSGSYPGYPGGQYPGQGQPGRPPSQYPGQSQPGYPSGQYPGAGHGQPGYPGGHYPGQGQPQPGYPGGRYPAPGQPSYPYPPGGQYPGQGRPGYPSGQYPGGGQSYPGGQYPGGHYPGGQYPGGRYPSGGGYPGGSYPGAYPGGYPSGVYTPLAPKKPTGLLGQLLGGSSVLGGGKKRPGHVFAPAHPFYGGMPVATAYGVERSLKKKGIKQKDIAKVIGAALLYKTLRHRRKRWKPKFYGGYYGSGYYGSSYYYGGRRYYGSPYDRYRNRTSYNSTSGAPLGNITDSGIDNATYIEECRYKKEPWEECDRATNTQKRKLILKRGSGKCEPTKELTRNCKKACRYEKGAWNACNVTANTRTRVDKLKPRSDPTCEPNRTVTKKCKSGLGCRYNRSVKWSECDPTTQTRTKTMPLVSGNSASCESHKVVTKPCRTNGDQRQAKRKPKQDEEEEEEDE